One part of the Falco peregrinus isolate bFalPer1 unplaced genomic scaffold, bFalPer1.pri scaffold_42, whole genome shotgun sequence genome encodes these proteins:
- the LOC129783476 gene encoding olfactory receptor 14C36-like — MSNSSSTTQLFLLALADTRELQLLTFWLLLGIYLATLMANSVIITAIMCDHHLHTPMYFFLLNLSLLDVGSISTTLPKAMANTLWDTRDISYAGCASQAFLFVFYISSEYYFVTVMAYDRYVAICQPLHYGTLLGSRACVHMAAAAWASGFLNAALHTANTLSLPLCHGNALGQVFCEIPQILKLSCSHTYLREVGLIVVSLLAAFGCFVFIVLSYVQIFRVVLRMPSEQGRHKAFSMCLPHLAVISLFVSTGIFAHLKPPSISSPSLDLVVAVLYSVVPPALNPLIYSMRNQELKNALKKLMQSGVFQQQ, encoded by the coding sequence ATGTCCAACAGCAGTTCCACCACCCAGTTATTCCTCCTGGCACTtgcagacacgcgggagctgcagctcttgacCTTCTGGCTCTtgctgggcatctacctggctaCCCTAATGGCCAACAGCGTCATCATCACTGCCATAATGTGTGACCaccacctgcacacccccatgtacttcttcctcctcaaccttTCCCTCCTCGATGTGGGCTCCATCTCTACCACTCTCCCAAAAGCCATGGCCAACaccctctgggacaccagggacatctcctatGCAGGATGTGCTTCCCAAGcctttctctttgtattttatatttcatcaGAGTATTATTTTGtcaccgtcatggcctatgaccgctacgtggccatctgccagcccctgcactacgggaccctgctgggcagcagagcttgtgtccacatggcagcagctgcctgggccagtgggtttctcaatgctgcgctgcacacggccaatacactgtcactgccgctctgccacggcaatgccctgggacaggtcttctgtgaaatcccacagatcctcaagctctcctgctcacacacctacctcagggaagtggggcttatCGTGGTTAGTCTCTTAGCAGcatttggctgttttgttttcattgttctgtcctACGTGCAGATCTTCAGGGTTGTACTGAGGAtgccctctgagcagggacggcacaaagccttttccatgtgcctccctcacctggctgTCATCTCTCTCTTTGTCAGCACAGGCATTTTTGCCCACCTGAagcccccctccatctcctccccatcgcTGGACCTGGTGGTGGCAGTTCTGTACtcggtggtgcctccagcactgaaccccctcatctacagcatgaggaaccaggaaCTGAAGAacgcactgaagaagctgatgcagtcaggtgtCTTTCAGCAGCAATAA